GCAGCCACCGGTGTCCGGGTTGTCATCCTCCCAGCAGATTTTGTAGATGGAGAGCTTGGCAGCCGGGGCCACCCCGCTGGTGATGCCCATGTCCCGGGCGCCGAGGTTGGCGTGCACATTGGCGTTGCCTGCGGCAGTGCTGGCGGTGTGGGTGCCGTGGCTGCCCACATCCACGGGGGAGAGCAGCTCCTGGGGAGCACGGTGCTCCGGTGCTACATACTTCAGGAAGTCATCAGCGAAATACCGGGCGCTGAGAACCTTGGAGTTGCAGGCACTGCCATCGAAGGCCGCCCCGCTGCCTTCGCCCTTCTCGCACTCGCCAAGGAAGGTGTCGCCGTCGGACTTGAGCATGGCGATCTTGCCGTCGTCCGTGCGGTACGGCACCCCAACCTGCGGTTCCCCCGTCAGCGGCTGTACGTCCTCGCCCGCGAAGAACGGGTTGGAGGGGGTATAGCCGGAGTCGATCACGCCCACAACCACGCCTTTGCCTGCGTTAGCCTGTCCGCCGAAAGCGGTGTTCCAGGAGCCGCTGGCGCCGCTGAGCTTCAGGAAGTCCGTGGTGGAGTAGTCCGGAGCGTTTTCAGTGTCAGGTGCAACAACCAGCACATCTGGATCCTTGGCCAGCTTCACGGCCTGATCAGCCGTCAGATCAGCGGAGAACCCGTTTATGGCGGCGGTGTACTTGCGCTTGATTTGAATGCTTTCCTGCTTGGCTACTTCGTTCTGCTTCGTTTCGAGGTGTGCTTGGTACTTCTGGACGTCTGGCCGGTCGGCGTCCAGCTTGCGGCCGGTCTCGGGCTTGGTGGCCTTGAGCCCGGGGGTGCTGCCGTCATACGTGGCCGCGGGCTTTTCGGCCAGCACCACTATGTAGCGACCCGCCTCGTAGTCCTTGGGATCGATGTTTTTCTGCTGGGCCGCTGCAGCCTGCCCCTGTAGAGGAGCGGCAGTGGCTGGCATTACGGCTACGGATGAAAGGAGCAAAGGCAAGCCGACAGACAATGCCGCTGCTTTCCGGAACCCCTGGCTTCGGAAGAAGCTCTTTCCTGCTGATTTCACGAGTGATTTGAACCTTTCATAAGGAACGGTCCCGGCGACGTTGCCGGGCACATGCGGCCGGGTAGGCGAGAAATGACAGATTTTGTCAGCCCAGCGAACGTCAGCCGTTACAACAGTACAGACTGAGAGGTAGATATGACATAGAACACAAACCATATCCATGGGAGTCACGCATATTAACAAGCCGTTAACAACAGCTGCGGGCCGATGGGTTCCACGCGGGACAAAATCCACACCCGCCTTCCGGCTGAAGCCGACGCGGCCGGCGGCCCCAACAGTCCGCAGTTCTCCTTTGCCCACGACGTAGTGCGCCCCCTGCAGAGAGTCCAAGAACCTGCTCATCAAAGTCCATTCCGGGGCGGGGGTTCCTTTCGTATTGTGGAAGCGGGCGCACTTCCAGTGGATGCTGGTCCGCACCGGGCTGACGTCGCCGGGAGGTGACCCTGCTCTGGGAAGCGTTCCCGGGCCGCAGTTCAACGCAATGTGCCGCCATCCCGCGTTGCCGGCTGGTTTACCTGGTTTCTCGGTGAGGACGCATTCCTTCACCGCCGCAAGATCATCCGCCATCCGTGGGCCGCGAAAACGGTAATGGCCCGGTTTCCTGACCCCCCAACGAACGCCGCCAAGGACAGCACCGGAACGCCGGTGACCCCCAGCCAGTACACGCTGATCAACCCGGCGACTCCGCTGTCCCTGAGCAACGGCAAAGGATTGACCGTCCAGGCCGCCACGGACTCCCCCCGGATCATCTCCTACAATCTGAACGGCAAATCATTGTCCGGGCAGGCGGACGCCTCCAGCTACACCTCCACTTTTGCCGACGTTCCCAACGTCACGATTTCGTCTGCCATCACGGTGACCACGAAGAATACCGTTGAGGTTGCGGTGACCCGGATCGACGGCAGCGCAGCAGCCACCATCGATCAGCTCTCCATCCCGAACCAGGCGCTGGTCTCGGTGGATTCCTCGGACTCCAGGTCCGCGCTGGCGCGGACAAAAATCTCGACGGATTCCACCACCACGGCCGACCAGTTCGTCTCCATCGCCGGGTCCTCGAAAATTGAGGCTTCCCCGGTGGGCACCCCCTATGGATTCGTCAGCAACTCCCAGCTCTCCGCCGGCATCATCACCTGGTGACAGACTTCCAGAAGCTTCGGCACCGGCGACGGCCCATGCCGCTGCGGTGTAGTAATCGACTCGGTATGCCCGGTTCGGAAATCATGACTACACGCGGACGGTGTGCGTCAAACGGACTTGCAGCCAGCTCCGTAAGGCGTTCGTAGAAATGCGCATGCTACTGGCCCGAGTCCGCCAATGATGCCGATGGGCTTCCAGACGCCGTTCGCTTCATCAGCAAGGCGTTCTATGTTGATCGCCTCTTTCCGCTCGCGGGGACCAGTTGGGTGACGCGGCCGCCGGCCTGCCATTCTGTGATCACGACGGTACCCTCGCTCGTGACTGCGATGCCGTCGGGGCTCCGGAAGCGGCCCGGGGCGGTCTTTGGCCTCGTGATGGCACCCCTGCGTCGGATATTGGGCCAATCAGGTGATCGTCGGCGGAGGTCGCCGCCTATCCGCCCGATGACCTGATCATCGGCGTCGAATATGGCAAGGCTCCCGTGAAGCTCAGTGACCCATAAGCGGTTTCCGTCGACGGCGAAACCCGACGGGCTGGAGAGGATGCCCTGTCCAATCGTTCCGAGGTAACGGCCCTCGAGTGACATCGCCACGATCCGCCGGTTTCCCCTGTCGGCGACAAGGAGCTGTGGAGGCGTTGCCCGGATGCCGACAGTAATACCATGTGGCTGCTTGAAGGCGATGCCGCTGTCCTGTCCATCGCTGGTCCACAGCAGTTCTGCGTCAGGGGAAAAACAGTGAACGAGGCTCTGGCCGTACCCATCGGCAACCCAGAGCCGTCCTTCAGAGCCACGTCCATAATCGTGCAGCGCGACCCCGCAGGGGCTCCACCGGTTCGGGGCCTCCAGTCGCTGTGCGGCCGTATGGTTTTGTGAGACAGCTTGATAGGAGCTCTTTCCCGCATGACCGATCGTAAGAAGTACACGCAGCAGTTCAAGGATGAGGCTGTTGAGCTGGTGATTTCCTCTGGCCGTCAGATCTCACAGGTGTGTCTGGAGATAGGCGTCCTTGAAGGCACGCTGGGGAACTGGGTGCGCAAGTACCGGGAGAATCATCCGGATCGGGTAACCGCTGGCCAGGAGAAGGCGCCGGTGTCTTGGGAGCAGCATCAGAAGGCGCTGGCTGAGATTGCCAGGCTGAAGCAGGACGTCGATTTCCTGGGAAAAGTCAGCGCCTTCTTTGTTGCGAAGCAACGGTAGAGGATTTCTACGAGTTCATCGAAGCAGAGAAGGCGAATCATCCGATCGCCTGGTTGTGTCGGGTCCTGAAGGTATCCCGGGCCTCTTTCTACCGGTGGCGCAACCCCGCGGGTCCTTCCCCGCGGGCCGTCCGGCACCAGCGGCTGGTTGCCGAGGTTACTGACCTGTTCGAGAAGGAAAAGGGCCGCGCTGGCCGTGACCAGCTGACCCTGATGCTCAATGCCAAGGGCGTGCAGGTCTCCGCCCCCACGGTCGGGGCGGTCATGCGCGAGCAGGGCCTGCGGGCCGTACGCACCAGGGCGTGGAAGCAGACCACCGTGCAGGACCCGCAGGCCAAGACCGCGCACATCCGCAACCACATGCTCGATCAGGACGGGAAGCGGGACTTCACCTCCACGGTGCCCGGTGCCCGTCTCTGCGGGGACATCACGTATCTGCGCACCGGCGAGGGATGGCTGTATCTGGCAACCGTGATCGACCTGTGCACGGGCATGATCATCGGCTGGGCGATGGCCGATCACATGCGCGCCAGGCTCTGTACCGACGCGCTGGCAATGGCCCGTGACCACGGGTATCTCGAAGCAGAAACAACGGTGTTTCACTCTGATTATGCCGAGGAAGTCGTTAAGCCGAGGACTGGCTCTGTGGGCCCGTATTTCCGGGGGTTTGTGCCTTGTTCCTCGGCTTAATGTTTCGTGGGTCATCTGGAGTGTCGAACTTTTGTAGGTTGTTGTCGCCAGACCAATTCTCGTCAGTGAGACTGGCTGATGGAGGAATCGGCGGTATCCAGCCATATTTCGCCATGCCCAGCGTGACGAATGTATGAAGGCGTAAACGGTGGGGATACCTTCGCGATGGAGAGGGGCCAAAGAGCGCCTAATCGTTAAGCCGAGAAAACTACCCCGGAGTCCCGAAACGACGTCGCAACAAGCCCGACATTCGGCTTAACGATTTCCTCGGCTTAATCCGAGTTAAGCCGAATTCGGCTTAACTCTGATCGGGGCTCCCAATACACCTCTGGCGAATTCCAGAAATGGTGCGCCGGGAACCGCGTCACCCAGTCCATGGGAGCCGTCGGGGTGTGCTGGGACAACTCAGTCGCCGAAAATTTCTTCTCACACCTAAAGACCGAGATGTACCACCATCACACCTTCGGCAACCGGCTCGCCGCTAGAACCGCTGTCATGGAATATATCGAGGGCTGGTACAACCGCCGCCGGCCAAACCGGCGGGCCGGCGGCATCCCTCCGGCAGAAGCCCTCGCCACCCATCAGACCCGTGCCCAGGAACCCCTGGCCGCGTAACTCGAATCAACCACGAACTGTCTCAAGAACTTGACGACCGCAATTCTCCGGTTTGCCCTGGTCAGGGCCTGTGCACATGCCCTCTCAAGAATCCCGACCCCAGGCAAGGCGACTTTCCTTGCCTGCAGGAAGTCTCTCGCGCTTTCGACCAGGACCAGACCTTTGTCTGTTTGTGCGGCCACCTCGCCGACATGATCCACGAGTCCGCGGAAGTCCGCGACTCCGAACGCAGACATGCTCAGGTACGAACGGAGCTCCCGCCCATGTTCCTGCCGTGTTTCCTCGCGGGACCCATATTCTCCCCAGGCCTCCGGCGAAACGGCCAGATGCGATGCCATCCATGAAATGACCTCCGGGGACACCTTGGTATCTTCGGCCATCCCGATTCCCGGGTATCGCAGGAGGCACAGTTGGACGGCAAAGCCCAGCCTGTTCGCTTCTCCGCGACGCTGCCGGATCAAGGACATATCAGCATCACTGAGCGTGTAGCGGGCTGCCAGGTCCTCGTCTCCGGTGGGTGTTGCCAGGATCTGGCCACGCTCGGCAGCCGTGAGCAAGGAACGTAGAGCCACCTCAGAAGTCCTTATCTGCTAAATGGTCTTGCCCCACGGACCTGCCGTCGTCGTGCTCTGGCGTCGAAGAACCGCCGATCATGGTTTCGCGAGGTGCCGGTAGATGGTGGGCCGGGTGACGCCGAATTCCTGGGCGATGTGCTCGACGGTATGGGCACGTTTCCCGTCGGGGCCTTTTTCTTCATACATTTCGCGGGCAAGCTTGACCTGCCGGGGACCGAGTTTTGGTTTCTGGCCGCCGGTCCGGCCCCGTGCACGGGCCGCGGCCAGCCCGTCCCGGGTTCGTTCGGACATCAGGGAGTGCTCGAATTCAGCGATCGAGCCGAGGATCTGGAAGAACATCCGCCCAATGGAGGTGGAAGTATCGATGCCCTGGTCAAGAACCACCAAATCCACACCGCGCCCCTGCAGGGTGTTGGAGAGTTCGATGAGGTTTTCCAACGACCGGCCGAGCCGGTCGAGTTTGGTGACGACGAGCTGGTCGCCGGCCCGGTTGACGGAGAGCAGGGCTTTGTCGAGCTCCGGTCTGCGGGCCAGTTTTCCTGAGGCTGTGTCGATGAATATCTGCTCACAGCCAACAGCGAGCAGCGCATCATGTTGGGCCTCAGGATGCTGTTCATGGGTGGAGACCCGACCGTATCCGATTCGCATCACCAAAACGTATCACTAACCTTGGTGGACGTTACATAGGCGAGTACACGGGAAGCATTACAAAATGGGCCCCGCGTTTCCGCGACTTGCTGAACATGCTCCGGAGTGTCTCGCGAACGATCGTTACCGAACACGCCCACCAGCCTTAGCGCCAGTTTCCGCGCATTGGTCCCGGCCTCGTCTTCGCACAGGTGCAGCAACCGGTAATGGATCGATCCGGAATTCATCTTGCCTCCGCCTTCATCACAGAAGAGGACCGGGCCGGCGACTTTGAACCGAGGACGGACTTCGGCCAAATACCAGTGGAGAATCAGACTGGACTGCTATGGGGATTTCGGACAGTGGGCCCTCCTAAAATGGGGGTTCCATTGAAAGTGAGAACAGCAGCATGTCTGCGTCACGTCGTACATTTACCCAGGACTTCAAGGACGATTTGTGCCGTGAGGTCATCAGCACTTCCAAGCCTGTCGTAGAGGTCGCCAAGGCCTATGGCGTCGGGGCCGAGACCCTGCGTCGCTGGTTGATCAAATACCGTGAAAGCAATGGCGGTACCGAGACCCCGGCGACCGTTGCCGATGTGGCCAGGTTGAAGGAACTGGAGAAGGAAATCCAGGACTTGCGGGCTGAGAATCTATTCTTGAAAAAAGCCAGCGCTTACTTCGCGAGGGAGCAGCGGTAGTGAGCAAGTATGAATACATTGATTCCCAGAAGAATGACCCGTCCGAGACGAATCCGGTGACGAAGATGTGCCTCTGGCTGGCCGTCTCGACCTCGGGGTTCTACCACTGGCTCAAGCGCCCGCAATCGGCCACCGCGGCCCGCAGGGACGCCCTGGCAGCCCGTATCCACCGCTTCTTTGACGATTCCGACGGCACCTACGGGTACCGGCGGATCCACGCGGACCTGGCCGCCGCCGGGACCGAGTGTTCAGCTGAACTGGTGCGCCGGATCATGCGTGATGAAAATCTCATTGCCTGCCAGCCGCGGCCCTTCCGCAAGACCACCGAAGCCGATGCCAAGGCCGGCGCGTTGATCCCGGATCTGGTCAAGCGCGACTTCACCTCCGAGGCGCCCGGGGTCAAGTTCGTCGGGGACATCACCTACATCCACACCTGGCAGGGATTCATTTATCTGGCCACTGTCATTGACTGCTATTCCAAGCGCGTCGTGGGTTGGGCGGTCGCCGACCACATGCGCGCCGAACTCGTCGAGACCGCGCTGCGCAACGCCGCGGCAACGACCCTGATAGCCCCTGAGGCGATCTGGCACTCGGATTAAGCCGAGGAAATCGTTAAGCCGAATGTCGGGCTTGTTGCGACGTCGTTTCGGGACTCCGGGGTAGTTTTCTCGGCTTAACGATTAGGCGCTCTTTGGCCCCTCTCCATCGCGAAGGTATCCCCACCGTTTACGCCTTCATACATTCGTCACGCTGGGCATGGCGAAATATGGCTGGATACCGCCGATTCCTCCATCAGCCAGTCTCACTGACGAGAATTGGTCTGGCGACAACAACCTACAAAAGTTCGACACTCCAGATGACCCACGAAACATTAAGCCGAGGAACAAGGCACAAACCCCCGGAAATACGGGCCCACAGAGCCAGTCCTCGGCTTAACGACTTCCTCGGCATAATCAGAGTTAAGCCGAATTCGGCTTAATTCAGACCGTGGCAGCCAATACACCTCCGCCTCCTTCCGGGCCCTCGTGGAGGACCTGGGCATGCGTTCCTCGATGGGGCGCACCGGCGTGTGCTGGGACAATGCCGCGGCAGAATCGTTCTTTTCCGCCCTGAAAAACGAGCGTGTCTACCGCACCGTCTACGCCACGAAGGAGCAGGCCCGCAAGGACGTCATCCGCTACATTGAGGGCTTTTACAACAGCCGGCGCAGGCACTCAGCACTCGATTACCGATACCCCAACGACGTCCACTACAGTTACCAACAGCCGGCACTGGCAGCGTAAGAGAAAACACCAACTCCGCTGTCCGAAATCCCCGCAGCAGCCCACACCTCACGGTGGAGGAAGTGCCCTGTGTCGTGCGTGAAGCCGTAGAAAGTTTCCCGCCAGAAATCTGTGTCGTGATCAGAGACCACGGTGAGTTCGTTCGGGTTGTTCTCCCATTGGGCTGGTTCATTCAGCCAGATCATGTTCTCGAGCATCATCATCCTGTTTCGGGTGGTGGGCGGTATTCGCGGTATTCGCAATGTGCGGTGGCGAGGAGGGATCGGTGAGCTTCCGCCGGATCCGCAGGAGGACCGGCGTGAGGGCAAGTAGGACCGCACACAGGGCCGCTATGGCGGCCATCGCTGCGCGCAGTCCGGCGGCTTCGGACCACAGTCCTACATAGACGGGGCCCAAGAGGAATCCAAGATAGGAAATCGTAGTGAGTAGGGAAGTTGTCCGCCCGCGGGTGGCCTCTTCGGTGGAGCGCGAGACGATACCCAGCAACGTTGGGTACAGCACTGCTGTGCCGGCGGCGGCTACTGCCAGTCCGATCAAGGCCACGATAACGTTCGGCGCGGCGGAGAGCATTGCTGCACCGACACTGGCCGCGGCGGCACCGAGGACCAGTGTTCTTGTTGCGTAGGCCGGTTGTAGTCCTCCGGTGCTGAAGCGTGTGATGGCGACGACGGCAGCGAACACCGCAGGAGCGGTAGAACCCAGGGCCGCCCCGGTGCCGAGTTCGTCTTCGAAGAACACGGCCGCCCAACTCTGATGGGCATTCTCACTAGCAAAGGCCATCGCCCCAAGAATTCCCACCAGCAAGATCGCCAGAACAGGGACACCTGAAGCGGGGTCGGCGCGGCGATGACGCAGGTCGCCCGTTTCCGCCCTAATGCGTTGTCGATCGCTGGGCACTTCAGCAGAAGAAGCATGGAGCAGATACCCGCTGACGATCATTGACGCGGCAACGACCAGGACGAAGGAGAAGGTGGTGCCGGTGCCCAGCGCAGTCAACAGTCCAACAACAAGGCTGGAGACCACCACGAATGCGGAGAACATGCCATGGGAGCGGGTGATCACTGGTGTGGAAGCAAGCTTTTCCGCGGACCCTGCCGCCGAATTGATCGCCACGTCGGCTGCCCCACTGGCCGCACCAACCAGGAGCAACCCGAAGCACAGGCTGGCGAATCCCGTTGCGGCAAGGGCCACGATCAGTCCGGAGGCCCCCAGCAGAATGAGTGTGACGGCCGCGGTGATCCGCACTCCGAAGCGGTCAATGATCCTGCCGGTCAGAAGCATCGCCGGCAGCGCCCCGGCTCCGATGAACAACAGTGCCGCGCCGAGCTGCCCGTCCGAGATGCCGGCTTGGGACCTGATTCTTGGAATACTCGCACCCCAGGTGCCCCAGAAAACACCGAACGCTGCAAAGGACGCATAGGACGCCCACGCCAACCTATGAGCGGACTGCGATGAGGAACGAATCATATGTGTAACGATACACAAGTAGGCTGGTCCTATGTCACCTGCAGCACCGGAATCCAAAATCACCCTCAGTGAGGTAGCCCGCGAGGCTGGAGTCTCGGTGATGACCGCTTCCTACACCTACAGCACGCCCTCCCGCGTCTCGGCAGCGTCCCGGGAGAAAGTCCTTACCGCCGCCGAGGTGCTCGGATATCCAGGGCCCGACCCCAGCGCCCGGTCGCTGCGCACGGGAACCAGCGGCGCTCTCGGGGTCGTTCTGGGAGAGACCCTGTCTTACGCCTTCGATGACCCCCAGGCGACACGCTTTCTTGCCGGGATCGCAGATGTCTGTGCGGAACATGGTTTGGCCATGACCATTCTCCCGACCAACGGATCTGCTGACGATGATCAGCGCATCCGCGCAGCAGCGGTAGATGCCTTCGTTGTGTGGACCACGACGGACGATGACCCGGTACTTGAGGCCCTTGCCCTGACTGGGAGGCCAACCATCATCCATGCCGGACCAAAGAAAAAGGCATTCGGTCTGGTGGGCATCGACGATCGCGCCGCTGCACAAGCGGTCGCAGCATTAGGCCTACAACAGAGCCAACGCCCTGCCATCATCACCTTTCCCTTCACCAAGGAAAGAGTCGAGATGATCAGCATGGGTCCTGACCCGGCGACAGCGACGTTCCCCGTCACGCGTAACCGGCTCCTGGGATACCAGGACGCACTCACCGCGGCAGGGTTCCAATGGGAGAATGTTGAAGTGGCTTCTTGCTCCATCAACAGTTTTGGTGAAGGAGCACGAGCCGCCGGCCGATTGCTGGCTCGCCCGAATCCTCCAGACACCATTCTCGCGATGAGTGATGAATTAGCCCTGGGAACTTTAGAGGCCGCATCGAAAGCCGGCATTCACGTTCCAGGGAGCCTTGCCGTGACGGGCTGGGATGCCTCCGATGCCGCGTCAGTGAAACAGGTGACCACCGTTCAACAGAACCTTCGCCAACAAGGCGCCGCATGCGCCCTAGCCGCCATCACCGGCGCTTCTTCACCCGCACCACACTCATGGCAACTCATCACCGGAAAAACAACACGATAAACACCGGAGCTTGTCCTGGGGTGACCCGCATCCAACAGTGTCCGGTAGAGGATCCTTGGGTTCTTGCGGTGATTGCAACACTTAGCGGATGGGTGTTGTCATGGCGGGGTATTCAATTTATTTGAGGCCGGATCTTTTGCAGGTTTTTTGGTCCGGGATGCAGGCGGGTGATTTCATCACCGAAGCCGTGGCTCCGATCAATACGAGCCGGCGGACTGGGCGCCGGGTTCTCGCGGAGGCCGGGGGTGTCAGGCCCCGGCGGGGCCGGGATCTGAAGGGCCGTTGCCTGACCTTCGCCCAGCGAGAGGAGATCGCGGTGCTGCGCGCCCAGGGACGATCATTGCGGCAGATCGGGGCCGTGGTCGGCAGAGCGGCGTCGACGGTGTCCAGGGAGCTGCGGCGCAACTCGGTGGCAGGATTGCCCTACCGGGCGACGTCGGCTCACGCGCTGGCGTATGAGCGGGCTTCGCGGCCGAAACCGGCGAAACTGCACACCAATCCGGTGTTGCGTGCGAAGGTGGAAGGGGACCTGAAAAAGAAGTACTCACCGGAGCAGATCGCAGGACGCCTGCAGGTTGAGTTTCCCGATGAGCCGGAGATGCGGGTGTCACCTGAGACCATTTACCAGTCCCTCTACGTTCAGTCCCGCGGAGCACTCAACCGCGATCTGGCCGCGTGTTTGCGCACCGGGCGGGCTATCAGGCAGCCCTGCAGGAAGGCCGGCCAGCGGAAGAACCGGATCCCGGGGATGATCAATATCTCCGAACGCCCACCCGAGGTTCAGGACCGGGCCGTGCCAGGGCATTGGGAAGGGGATTTAATCATCGGCAAGGGGAATCAGTCCGCGATCGGGACGCTGGTCGAGCGGACCACCAATTACACGATGCTCGTGCACCTGCCGGACGGGTACAAGGCCGAGCAGATGCGTGATGCGCTGACCGCGAAGATCAAGACGCTCCCCGAGGCGCTGCGGCATTCCCTGACCTGGGATCAGGGCATCGAGATGCAGGACTGGAAAACCGTGAAGATCGACACCGGCATCGAGATCTACTTCTGCGACCCGCACTCGCCCTGGCAGCGCGGCCTCAATGAAAACACCAATGGCCTGCTGCGCCAGTATTTCCCCAAGGGCACGGACCTGAGCATCCACAGCGCCGCAGATCTCGACTGGGTTGCCCAGGAACTCAACGACCGGCCGCGGAAAAGACTAGAGTTCAGGAAACCGATCGAACTGATCGAAAACCTCCTGTTGCAATGACCGCCTGAATCCGCCGATCCCTCACCGTACTCCGTCGCATCTCAGGGACGGACCATCCTGATTTCTGGCAGCTCGCTCCAGTCAGGCGGCAACAGCTTGCGCGCCCCATCCGGACTGAACCCTGACTTTTGGTAAAAGGCTCTGGCACGCGGATTGTCCTCAAGCACCCAGAGGTAAGCCGGAGTATCGCCGATGGCGGCTTCCATGAGGTGGGCGCCAAGACCCGAACCGTGGGTCCG
This genomic interval from Micrococcaceae bacterium Sec5.7 contains the following:
- a CDS encoding recombinase family protein, which translates into the protein MRIGYGRVSTHEQHPEAQHDALLAVGCEQIFIDTASGKLARRPELDKALLSVNRAGDQLVVTKLDRLGRSLENLIELSNTLQGRGVDLVVLDQGIDTSTSIGRMFFQILGSIAEFEHSLMSERTRDGLAAARARGRTGGQKPKLGPRQVKLAREMYEEKGPDGKRAHTVEHIAQEFGVTRPTIYRHLAKP
- a CDS encoding transposase, producing the protein MTDRKKYTQQFKDEAVELVISSGRQISQVCLEIGVLEGTLGNWVRKYRENHPDRVTAGQEKAPVSWEQHQKALAEIARLKQDVDFLGKVSAFFVAKQR
- a CDS encoding MFS transporter codes for the protein MAWASYASFAAFGVFWGTWGASIPRIRSQAGISDGQLGAALLFIGAGALPAMLLTGRIIDRFGVRITAAVTLILLGASGLIVALAATGFASLCFGLLLVGAASGAADVAINSAAGSAEKLASTPVITRSHGMFSAFVVVSSLVVGLLTALGTGTTFSFVLVVAASMIVSGYLLHASSAEVPSDRQRIRAETGDLRHRRADPASGVPVLAILLVGILGAMAFASENAHQSWAAVFFEDELGTGAALGSTAPAVFAAVVAITRFSTGGLQPAYATRTLVLGAAAASVGAAMLSAAPNVIVALIGLAVAAAGTAVLYPTLLGIVSRSTEEATRGRTTSLLTTISYLGFLLGPVYVGLWSEAAGLRAAMAAIAALCAVLLALTPVLLRIRRKLTDPSSPPHIANTANTAHHPKQDDDAREHDLAE
- a CDS encoding IS30 family transposase → MQAGDFITEAVAPINTSRRTGRRVLAEAGGVRPRRGRDLKGRCLTFAQREEIAVLRAQGRSLRQIGAVVGRAASTVSRELRRNSVAGLPYRATSAHALAYERASRPKPAKLHTNPVLRAKVEGDLKKKYSPEQIAGRLQVEFPDEPEMRVSPETIYQSLYVQSRGALNRDLAACLRTGRAIRQPCRKAGQRKNRIPGMINISERPPEVQDRAVPGHWEGDLIIGKGNQSAIGTLVERTTNYTMLVHLPDGYKAEQMRDALTAKIKTLPEALRHSLTWDQGIEMQDWKTVKIDTGIEIYFCDPHSPWQRGLNENTNGLLRQYFPKGTDLSIHSAADLDWVAQELNDRPRKRLEFRKPIELIENLLLQ
- a CDS encoding IS3 family transposase, giving the protein MEAEKANHPIAWLCRVLKVSRASFYRWRNPAGPSPRAVRHQRLVAEVTDLFEKEKGRAGRDQLTLMLNAKGVQVSAPTVGAVMREQGLRAVRTRAWKQTTVQDPQAKTAHIRNHMLDQDGKRDFTSTVPGARLCGDITYLRTGEGWLYLATVIDLCTGMIIGWAMADHMRARLCTDALAMARDHGYLEAETTVFHSDYAEEVVKPRTGSVGPYFRGFVPCSSA
- a CDS encoding LacI family DNA-binding transcriptional regulator, which gives rise to MSPAAPESKITLSEVAREAGVSVMTASYTYSTPSRVSAASREKVLTAAEVLGYPGPDPSARSLRTGTSGALGVVLGETLSYAFDDPQATRFLAGIADVCAEHGLAMTILPTNGSADDDQRIRAAAVDAFVVWTTTDDDPVLEALALTGRPTIIHAGPKKKAFGLVGIDDRAAAQAVAALGLQQSQRPAIITFPFTKERVEMISMGPDPATATFPVTRNRLLGYQDALTAAGFQWENVEVASCSINSFGEGARAAGRLLARPNPPDTILAMSDELALGTLEAASKAGIHVPGSLAVTGWDASDAASVKQVTTVQQNLRQQGAACALAAITGASSPAPHSWQLITGKTTR